DNA from Candidatus Tanganyikabacteria bacterium:
GCCCGCCATGGTCGGCCTCGCCCCGCTCGTCCGAATTTCCTGGGCGATCGTGCCGCTGGCGACGATCGCCCAGGGCTTTCCCGCATGCCATGCGGCCGGGGAAAGGCAAGTGGTCCAGCTTCCCGCCGGTGCCGCTCTCCTGGCCCCTCCCGACCTCTACGTGGCCGCGGACGGGTCGGATACCCACTCCGGCCGCGTGCCCGAGCGCCCCCTGCGCACCCTGGGCGCGGCGGCGGCGCGGGCGGGCGCCGGCACCACGGTCCACGTGGGGCCCGGCACCTACCACGAAAAGCTGGTGACGCGGTCTGGCGGCTCGCCCGGGCGCCCGCTGGAATTCGTGGGCCAGGGCGCCGTCGTCGACGGTTCCCGCTTGCCAGGACCGCCGGAGCGCGACCAGAACGTGGGCGTGGTCGAACTCAGGCACCCGCACGTGCGCTTTGCGGGTTTCACGGTACGAAACGCTGGCAACACGGGCATCGTCCTGGGCGCCGACCACCTCACGGTGGAGGATTGCGAGGTGGCCTACACGCGGCGCCACGCGATCAGCACCGACACCGGCCACCAGGTCGCCGCCGGCGGCAGGATCATCCGCCACGTAGCGTTGCGGGCCAACCGCATCCACGACGCGGTGCTGGCGGGCAACGGCTACGGCCAGGCCATCAGCCTCATCGCGGACGAGTTCGA
Protein-coding regions in this window:
- a CDS encoding right-handed parallel beta-helix repeat-containing protein; this encodes MPAMVGLAPLVRISWAIVPLATIAQGFPACHAAGERQVVQLPAGAALLAPPDLYVAADGSDTHSGRVPERPLRTLGAAAARAGAGTTVHVGPGTYHEKLVTRSGGSPGRPLEFVGQGAVVDGSRLPGPPERDQNVGVVELRHPHVRFAGFTVRNAGNTGIVLGADHLTVEDCEVAYTRRHAISTDTGHQVAAGGRIIRHVALRANRIHDAVLAGNGYGQAISLIADEFEIAGNELYANRDIAIDVWLGARHGAVRDNHIHDNAGQTAIYVDGAEFVRIHGNRIHHNKHGIGVSSEDGRYATRHVWIHDNLVYDNAGHACFIWDRDVGAQDVLFAHNTLVRNGLAFRFAGRDNTARVISNLAAASGAPPESAGSGTAATFAGNVWLAAPVGFEDAERGDFRLTASSPAIDRGAPVTHPADDLGRRIDLSRDHAGRDRTADGRPDAGALER